One segment of Podarcis muralis chromosome 17, rPodMur119.hap1.1, whole genome shotgun sequence DNA contains the following:
- the LOC114587795 gene encoding relaxin-3 encodes MRSVESRVRVDESEAEGLLSLYKARAAKVAAQRSSRQSFALDGASLQDSEPTEGRDKAAAKGRRGRAFAMRLRGLLPVLLLLTTELTFRSSPAAGASASPQDGEYAVKLCGREFIRAVIFTCGGSRWRRVAERPTEQAPLDAARARAEFLQTSTDKGLDNVNLQSVLDPELEQLQSISQQAGKPSLKDFLNLYDYFNEYVPTSSEYNEYIRQLGDAAHERRSETGFANSISSYNFPLVKQPRIKRATPVGMAGLCCNWGCTKTEISRLC; translated from the exons ATGAGAAGTGTGGAAAGTCGTGTGCGTGTGGATGAGTCAGAGGCGGAGGGTCTCCTCTCGCTCTATAAAGCGCGCGCGGCGAAGGTTGCGGCTCAGCGCTCCAGCCGCCAGTCCTTCGCGCTCGACGGCGCGTCTTTGCAGGACTCCGAGCCGACGGAAGGGCGGGACAAGGCGGCGGCCAAAGGCAGGCGAGGGCGCGCGTTCGCCATGAGGCTCCGCGGGCTGCTGCCGGTTTTGCTGCTGCTGACGACCGAGCTGACCTTCCGGAGCTCCCCGGCGGCCGGAGCCTCGGCATCCCCCCAAGACGGCGAGTACGCCGTGAAGCTGTGCGGACGAGAGTTCATCCGCGCCGTCATCTTCACCTGCGGAGGGTCGCGCTGGAGGAGGGTCGCCGAGAGACCCACGGAGCAGGCACCACTAGACGCCGCCAGGGCGCGCGCTG AGTTTCTTCAAACTAGCACGGACAAAGGACTGGATAATGTTAACTTGCAGTCTGTCTTGGATCCTGAACTGGAGCAACTGCAAAGCATCAGTCAACAAGCTGGAAAGCCGTCGCTGAAAGACTTTTTAAATTtatatgattattttaatgaatatGTTCCTACTTCCAGTGAATACAATGAATACATCCGTCAATTGGGAGATGCAGCCCACGAAAGGAGAAGCGAAACTGGGTTTGCCAATTCCATCAGCTCATATAACTTTCCTTTGGTCAAACAGCCTAGAATAAAGCGTGCAACCCCTGTGGGGATGGCCGGACTGTGCTGTAATTGGGGATGTACCAAAACTGAGATTAGTAGATTGTGTTAA
- the PLGRKT gene encoding plasminogen receptor (KT), with protein MGFIFSKSVNESLKSQQEFMLMNSRLQLERQLLMQNQMRERQMAMQVAWTREFLKYFGAFFGLAAVGLTVGAIKRKKPGLFLPIVPLSFVLAYQYDMGYGSLLQRMKGEAEHILDTENVLVEMPKGPLTFDGIEKARRAQSTFFIEK; from the exons ATGGGTTTCATATTTTCGAAGTCTGTGAATGAAAGCCTAAAGAGTCAACAGGAGTTTATGCTCATGAACTCTCGACTTCAG CTTGAAAGGCAACTCCTGATGCAAAATCAAATGCGTGAGAGGCAGATGGCTATGCAGGTTGCTTGGACACGGGAATTTCTCAAGTATTTTGGAGCATTTTTCGGACTTGCTGCTGTCGGTCTAACAGTTGG ggcaattaaaagaaaaaagcccgGATTATTCCTTCCAATTGTTCCTTTAAGTTTTGTACTTGCCTACCAGTATGATATGGGTTATGGATCACTTCTGCAAAGAATGAAAG GTGAAGCAGAGCATATACTTGACACAGAGAACGTGTTGGTGGAAATGCCAAAAGGACCCCTCACTTTCGATGGCATTGAAAAAGCCAGAAGAGCACAGAGCACGTTTTTCATTGAAAAATAG